A genome region from Salvia splendens isolate huo1 chromosome 19, SspV2, whole genome shotgun sequence includes the following:
- the LOC121779937 gene encoding uncharacterized protein LOC121779937 isoform X1 has protein sequence MSNEEEKKCPLCAEEMDWTDQQFMPCKCGYQICVWCWHHIIDMADKDATEGRCPACRTIYEKEKIVAMQANCERSMSKVSNRKTKQPKAKPKATEVKKDLTNIRVIQRKMAYVIGLPLSLADEDLLLRNDYFGQYGKVTKVSLSRTAGGAIQQFINDTCSVYITYAKEEEALRCIQSVHGFVLEGRFLRASFGTAKYCHAWLKNMPCNNPACLYLHSIGADEDSFGKDEVAAVHTRSRVQQIVGAANNVIKRSGTVLPPPLDDVHISSNTFSDKSTTRSSISDGAHGSGDSTSDVHPCKDKEGPIALPQKMSSFVDIVGRSGSAAPEKDGTNPEDRRILDLCSELSSITVGGEMLAEASYSVPSLFKVPSSDHGANGFINSAEKPLGGDSLSHSHRYKGTCGSSHGASFLHPFCTSHDLEDSDGGALHRKAPSLTGFTLDHNPVNIQDNEASLPIRCVNSISNDSCQEMKFQNSAKSDRIYRSSQSFSNEEIVEHLRRIDNDNLHNDDQNSVSDAVKSSIISNIMSIDFDSCEDSLGMPNGLSRLLDETEVLGGSSWSSLNSDQSGYSFSKQDGFASQVAASILPEYGDIKEPYLCKPQFPVNRAHSLAPPGFTMPSRDPPPGFSNCEKTGSLPRPSGGRLDNTCSFSSTLFQPSTCFNDADFFDPAVLPCGKSNQTNGFQNTMFEARPSGTHGLNAFEDESRFLLMMQQSASACQDSNFSHIFAPQIQPSQQGLSFVGGQNGMTGLNDVYGLSSRLPDENQNHGPSFFTQMEKYGNGHGSNSNGFDGLQHKGESGLAEVQRNERLGANYFPGYGGDLMFSSGDVYTKVFGL, from the exons ATGAGTaacgaagaagagaagaagTGTCCACTTTGTGCTGAGGAGATGGATTGGACTGACCAGCAGTTCATGCCCTGCAAATGTGGTTATCAG ATATGTGTTTGGTGTTGGCATCACATAATAGACATGGCAGATAAAGATGCAACAGAGGGGCGATGTCCTGCTTGTCGGACAATCTATGAGAAGGAGAAAATTGTTGCAATGCAAGCAAATTGTGAAAG GTCAATGTCAAAAGTTTCTAACAGGAAAACTAAACAACCAAAGGCCAAGCCAAAGGCTACTGAAGTAAAGAAGGATTTGACAAATATCAGAGTGATTCAACGGAAAATGGCGTATGTGATTGGACTACCTCTTAGTCTGGCTGATGAAGAT TTGTTGCTGCGGAATGATTATTTTGGTCAGTATGGGAAAGTGACTAAGGTCTCACTTTCACGGACTGCTGGTGGGGCCATTCAACAGTTTATCAATGATACATGTAGCGT ATACATAACATATGCAAAAGAGGAGGAGGCGTTGCGATGTATTCAATCAGTTCATGGTTTTGTCCTGGAAGGTAGATTTTTAAG AGCATCGTTTGGAACTGCAAAATACTGTCATGCTTGGCTAAAAAACATG CCTTGCAACAATCCTGCTTGTTTATATTTGCATAGTATTGGGGCCGATGAAGACAGTTTTGGAAAAGATGAGGTTGCTGCAGTTCACACAAG GAGTAGAGTTCAACAAATTGTTGGTGCTGCCAACAATGTCATAAAGCGCTCTGGCACTGTGCTACCTCCTCCGTTAGATGATGTCCATATTAGTTCTAATACTTTTAGTGATAAATCTACCACAAGAAGTAGCATATCC GATGGAGCTCATGGTTCTGGCGATAGCACCAGTGATGTGCATCCCTGTAAAGACAAGGAAGGACCTATTGCACTACCCCAGAAAATGTCGTCTTTTGTAGACATTGTTGGGCGGTCTGGTTCTGCTGCTCCAGAAAAAGATGGAACTAATCCTGAAGATCGGAGGATTCTTGATTTATGTTCTGAATTATCTTCAATCACAGTTGGTGGTGAAATGCTTGCAGAAGCCTCATATTCTGTTCCTTCCCTTTTTAAGGTCCCCTCTTCTGATCATGGTGCAAATGGGTTTATAAATAGTGCAGAAAAACCCCTCGGAGGAGATTCTTTGTCACATAGTCACAGATATAAGGGCACATGTGGTTCAAGTCATGGGGCTTCTTTTCTTCATCCATTCTGTACTTCTCACGATTTGGAGGATTCTGATGGTGGTGCATTACACAGAAAGGCACCTAGTCTGACTGGTTTTACTCTGGATCACAATCCTGTAAATATTCAAGATAATGAGGCTTCTTTACCTATCAGATGTGTAAATTCCATATCTAATGACTCATGCCAGGAGATGAAGTTTCAGAATTCTGCTAAATCTGATAGAATATATAGAAGTTCCCAGTCATTTTCCAATGAAGAAATAGTTGAGCACTTACGGAGAATAGATAATGATAACTTGCACAATGATGATCAAAATTCTGTTTCAGATGCTGTAAAGAGCAgtataatttcaaatattatGTCGATAGATTTTGATTCATGTGAAGATTCTTTGGGAATGCCTAATGGTTTATCCAGGTTACTTGATGAAACTGAAGTGTTGGGTGGTTCTTCTTGGAGTTCCCTAAATAGTGATCAATCGGGCTACTCATTTTCCAAACAAGATGGCTTTGCGAGTCAAGTGGCTGCCTCTATCCTTCCGGAATATGGAGATATCAAGGAGCCATACTTGTGCAAGCCTCAGTTTCCAG TAAATAGAGCTCATAGTTTGGCTCCACCTGGATTCACGATGCCCTCCAGAGATCCGCCTCCTGGGTTTTCCAACTGCGAAAAAACTGGCTCTTTGCCCCGCCCTTCAG GTGGTCGTCTGGACAACACTTGCTCTTTCTCAAGCACTTTGTTTCAACCATCAACATGCTTCAATGATGCTGATTTCTTTGATCCTGCAGTGTTACCCTGCGGAAAAAGTAACCAAACAAATGGTTTTCAAAACACAATGTTTGAAGCTAGGCCATCCGGTACTCATGGGTTAAATGCATTTGAGGACGAGTCCAGATTTTTGCTTATGATGCAACAGTCTGCATCTGCATGTCAAGACTCCAACTTCTCTCATATCTTTGCACCCCAGATTCAACCCTCGCAGCAGGGCCTGAGTTTTGTCGGTGGTCAGAATGGCATGACCGGACTAAATGATGTATATGGCCTATCCTCAAGACTACCTGATGAAAATCAAAATCATGGTCCATCATTCTTCACCCAGATGGAAAAGTATGGAAATGGGCATGGCTCTAATAGCAATGGTTTTGATGGGTTGCAACATAAAGGTGAGTCGGGGTTGGCAGAAGTTCAGAGAAACGAGAGACTAGGAGCGAATTACTTTCCTGGGTATGGAGGAGATCTAATGTTTAGTTCAGGCGATGTATACACCAAAGTGTTTGGACTGTAG
- the LOC121779937 gene encoding uncharacterized protein LOC121779937 isoform X2, translated as MSNEEEKKCPLCAEEMDWTDQQFMPCKCGYQICVWCWHHIIDMADKDATEGRCPACRTIYEKEKIVAMQANCERSMSKVSNRKTKQPKAKPKATEVKKDLTNIRVIQRKMAYVIGLPLSLADEDLLLRNDYFGQYGKVTKVSLSRTAGGAIQQFINDTCSVYITYAKEEEALRCIQSVHGFVLEGRFLRASFGTAKYCHAWLKNMPCNNPACLYLHSIGADEDSFGKDEVAAVHTRSRVQQIVGAANNVIKRSGTVLPPPLDDVHISSNTFSDKSTTRSSISDGAHGSGDSTSDVHPCKDKEGPIALPQKMSSFVDIVGRSGSAAPEKDGTNPEDRRILDLCSELSSITVGGEMLAEASYSVPSLFKVPSSDHGANGFINSAEKPLGGDSLSHSHRYKGTCGSSHGASFLHPFCTSHDLEDSDGGALHRKAPSLTGFTLDHNPVNIQDNEASLPIRCVNSISNDSCQEMKFQNSAKSDRIYRSSQSFSNEEIVEHLRRIDNDNLHNDDQNSVSDAVKSSIISNIMSIDFDSCEDSLGMPNGLSRLLDETEVLGGSSWSSLNSDQSGYSFSKQDGFASQVAASILPEYGDIKEPYLCKPQFPVNRAHSLAPPGFTMPSRDPPPGFSNCEKTGSLPRPSVLPCGKSNQTNGFQNTMFEARPSGTHGLNAFEDESRFLLMMQQSASACQDSNFSHIFAPQIQPSQQGLSFVGGQNGMTGLNDVYGLSSRLPDENQNHGPSFFTQMEKYGNGHGSNSNGFDGLQHKGESGLAEVQRNERLGANYFPGYGGDLMFSSGDVYTKVFGL; from the exons ATGAGTaacgaagaagagaagaagTGTCCACTTTGTGCTGAGGAGATGGATTGGACTGACCAGCAGTTCATGCCCTGCAAATGTGGTTATCAG ATATGTGTTTGGTGTTGGCATCACATAATAGACATGGCAGATAAAGATGCAACAGAGGGGCGATGTCCTGCTTGTCGGACAATCTATGAGAAGGAGAAAATTGTTGCAATGCAAGCAAATTGTGAAAG GTCAATGTCAAAAGTTTCTAACAGGAAAACTAAACAACCAAAGGCCAAGCCAAAGGCTACTGAAGTAAAGAAGGATTTGACAAATATCAGAGTGATTCAACGGAAAATGGCGTATGTGATTGGACTACCTCTTAGTCTGGCTGATGAAGAT TTGTTGCTGCGGAATGATTATTTTGGTCAGTATGGGAAAGTGACTAAGGTCTCACTTTCACGGACTGCTGGTGGGGCCATTCAACAGTTTATCAATGATACATGTAGCGT ATACATAACATATGCAAAAGAGGAGGAGGCGTTGCGATGTATTCAATCAGTTCATGGTTTTGTCCTGGAAGGTAGATTTTTAAG AGCATCGTTTGGAACTGCAAAATACTGTCATGCTTGGCTAAAAAACATG CCTTGCAACAATCCTGCTTGTTTATATTTGCATAGTATTGGGGCCGATGAAGACAGTTTTGGAAAAGATGAGGTTGCTGCAGTTCACACAAG GAGTAGAGTTCAACAAATTGTTGGTGCTGCCAACAATGTCATAAAGCGCTCTGGCACTGTGCTACCTCCTCCGTTAGATGATGTCCATATTAGTTCTAATACTTTTAGTGATAAATCTACCACAAGAAGTAGCATATCC GATGGAGCTCATGGTTCTGGCGATAGCACCAGTGATGTGCATCCCTGTAAAGACAAGGAAGGACCTATTGCACTACCCCAGAAAATGTCGTCTTTTGTAGACATTGTTGGGCGGTCTGGTTCTGCTGCTCCAGAAAAAGATGGAACTAATCCTGAAGATCGGAGGATTCTTGATTTATGTTCTGAATTATCTTCAATCACAGTTGGTGGTGAAATGCTTGCAGAAGCCTCATATTCTGTTCCTTCCCTTTTTAAGGTCCCCTCTTCTGATCATGGTGCAAATGGGTTTATAAATAGTGCAGAAAAACCCCTCGGAGGAGATTCTTTGTCACATAGTCACAGATATAAGGGCACATGTGGTTCAAGTCATGGGGCTTCTTTTCTTCATCCATTCTGTACTTCTCACGATTTGGAGGATTCTGATGGTGGTGCATTACACAGAAAGGCACCTAGTCTGACTGGTTTTACTCTGGATCACAATCCTGTAAATATTCAAGATAATGAGGCTTCTTTACCTATCAGATGTGTAAATTCCATATCTAATGACTCATGCCAGGAGATGAAGTTTCAGAATTCTGCTAAATCTGATAGAATATATAGAAGTTCCCAGTCATTTTCCAATGAAGAAATAGTTGAGCACTTACGGAGAATAGATAATGATAACTTGCACAATGATGATCAAAATTCTGTTTCAGATGCTGTAAAGAGCAgtataatttcaaatattatGTCGATAGATTTTGATTCATGTGAAGATTCTTTGGGAATGCCTAATGGTTTATCCAGGTTACTTGATGAAACTGAAGTGTTGGGTGGTTCTTCTTGGAGTTCCCTAAATAGTGATCAATCGGGCTACTCATTTTCCAAACAAGATGGCTTTGCGAGTCAAGTGGCTGCCTCTATCCTTCCGGAATATGGAGATATCAAGGAGCCATACTTGTGCAAGCCTCAGTTTCCAG TAAATAGAGCTCATAGTTTGGCTCCACCTGGATTCACGATGCCCTCCAGAGATCCGCCTCCTGGGTTTTCCAACTGCGAAAAAACTGGCTCTTTGCCCCGCCCTTCAG TGTTACCCTGCGGAAAAAGTAACCAAACAAATGGTTTTCAAAACACAATGTTTGAAGCTAGGCCATCCGGTACTCATGGGTTAAATGCATTTGAGGACGAGTCCAGATTTTTGCTTATGATGCAACAGTCTGCATCTGCATGTCAAGACTCCAACTTCTCTCATATCTTTGCACCCCAGATTCAACCCTCGCAGCAGGGCCTGAGTTTTGTCGGTGGTCAGAATGGCATGACCGGACTAAATGATGTATATGGCCTATCCTCAAGACTACCTGATGAAAATCAAAATCATGGTCCATCATTCTTCACCCAGATGGAAAAGTATGGAAATGGGCATGGCTCTAATAGCAATGGTTTTGATGGGTTGCAACATAAAGGTGAGTCGGGGTTGGCAGAAGTTCAGAGAAACGAGAGACTAGGAGCGAATTACTTTCCTGGGTATGGAGGAGATCTAATGTTTAGTTCAGGCGATGTATACACCAAAGTGTTTGGACTGTAG
- the LOC121780466 gene encoding protein IN2-1 homolog B-like: protein MALSCHHGIIHYTCNNKAKSRNFHPNSGFACNKKPLIFPLHIYAATASGNVKEVLPPVLDSSSDPPAIFDGTPKLYISYTCPYAQRTWITRNCKGLQETIKLVPIDLKNRPSWYKEKVYPENKVPSLEHNNEVKGESLDLIRYIDQNFPGPLLFPNDPSKGEFGEELLSFVGSFHKAVTTSLKENRIDEAGAAFDDIESALSKFDDGPFFLGQLSLVDIAYVPFVERYQPFFSEVKKYDIRVGRPKLALWIEEMNRIEAYKQTQRDPKEHVESYKNRFLKSPVSSVKSLGAA, encoded by the exons ATGGCCCTAAGCTGTCATCATGGCATTATCCATTACACTTGCAACAACAAAGCTAAATCTCGCAATTTCCATCCGAATTCAGGATTTGCTTGCAACAAGAAACCGCTGATTTTTCCCCTTCATATTTATGCTGCAACGGCTTCTGG CAATGTGAAAGAAGTTCTTCCACCTGTTCTTGATTCCTCTTCGGACCCACCAGCAATCTTTGATGGAACCCCAAA gctTTATATTTCTTACACATGTCCCTATGCTCAACGTACCTGGATTACCAGGAACTGTAAG ggACTGCAAGAAACTATAAAATTGGTGCCGATTGATCTCAAGAATAGGCCTAGTTGGTACAAGGAAAAAGTATATCCTGAAAACAAG GTGCCTTCACTAGAACACAACAATGAGGTTAAGGGGGAAAGTCTTGACTTGATTCGATATATTGATCAAAACTTCCCAGGGCCTTTGCTTTTTCCTAAT GATCCATCCAAGGGGGAGTTCGGAGAGGAGTTACTGTCATTCGTGGGCTCCTTCCATAAAGCTGTGACTACTTCATTGAAAGAAAACAGAATAGATGAAGCTG GTGCTGCTTTTGATGATATTGAGAGTGCTCTCTCCAAATTCGATGATGGGCCATTTTTTCTTGGCCAGCTCAGTTTG GTGGATATTGCCTATGTTCCTTTCGTTGAAAGATATCAACCCTTCTTCTCCGAAGTCAAGAAGTATGATATCAGAGTAGGCAGGCCAAAACTTGCACTGTGGATTGAG GAGATGAACAGGATAGAAGCGTACAAACAAACCCAAAGAGACCCCAAAGAGCATGTCGAGAGCTACAAGAATCGTTTCTTGAAG TCTCCCGTCTCTTCTGTGAAGTCTTTGGGTGCTGCCTAA
- the LOC121778083 gene encoding 50S ribosomal protein L10, chloroplastic-like — MEVTLFTLPSSSLSLKSHFRNPFLTTTHLPPTLRPQSPPLPKIQAAISRTKKEETVEKVKQELDSCHLIAAISYKGLTVSQFQELRTQLPETTKLLVAKNTLVYKAIEGTKWAALKPCMKGMNAWLFVHSEEIPAALKPYRTFQREKKLEENDFTGAVFEGKFYGPGEFKALENLPTRAEVYAQILGSIKAPASAVIGTIQAPARDLVLTLKAYCKKLEEEGQ; from the coding sequence ATGGAAGTCACTCTCTTCACCCTCccctcctcctccctctccctcaaATCCCACTTCCGCAACCCCTTCCTCACCACCACCCACCTCCCCCCAACCCTCCGCCCCCAATCGCCGCCCCTCCCCAAAATCCAAGCCGCAATCAGCCGCACGAAGAAGGAAGAGACCGTCGAAAAGGTCAAGCAAGAGCTCGATTCCTGCCACCTAATCGCCGCCATCAGCTACAAGGGCCTCACCGTGTCGCAATTCCAAGAGCTCCGCACCCAATTGCCCGAGACAACCAAGCTCCTCGTCGCCAAAAATACCCTAGTCTACAAGGCAATCGAGGGCACCAAATGGGCGGCGCTCAAGCCCTGCATGAAGGGCATGAACGCGTGGCTCTTCGTCCACAGCGAGGAGATCCCGGCGGCGCTGAAGCCCTACCGGACCTTCCAGAGGGAGAAGAAATTGGAGGAGAACGACTTCACCGGGGCGGTTTTCGAGGGGAAATTCTACGGGCCCGGTGAGTTCAAGGCGCTCGAGAATTTGCCCACGAGAGCGGAGGTTTATGCGCAGATTTTGGGGTCGATTAAGGCGCCGGCTTCGGCGGTGATCGGGACGATTCAGGCGCCGGCGAGGGATTTGGTATTGACACTGAAAGCTTATTGCAAGAAATTGGAGGAGGAAGGCCAATGA